A region of the Harpia harpyja isolate bHarHar1 chromosome 14, bHarHar1 primary haplotype, whole genome shotgun sequence genome:
ttgggttttttatgtgACTTTTCTCATGTTTGAAATAACCTTCCTAAGGTTTTGACAAGGCCAAGCTTGAGGTCATGGAAGCATATCTTAAAGCTGTGAAGTTATTTAGAAATGATGAGAGTTCTTCCAGACAACCTGAGTATTCCCAGGTATGCTTGAAATGACTTGTTTCTGTATGTTTGATTCTCATAATAACTACTGCTGATTTAACAATTTTATCTCCTGCTGtaattttcattgctttaatAAAGGTTGCATTTATTAACTCAAAATTTTGAGAAGTAGAGTATGTTTGCAAAATATAGAGAGGgtaggggaaagaagggaagtaCAATTATGTTCATGTCAACTAACAGATACTGAATTCCTATCACTCCTGAGTGATCACGTAAGTCTTATGGATGGTAGAAAAGTTAGGGGTAGTGTTCAAACGCTTGGAATAGGATGAATAGCCTTTTACAGTGGGCGGTCTTTAAAACTCTGGGCTTCCATTTTCTTGTCTCAGGGCATTCAAATTTAAACAAAAGAGGTCCCGGATGTCTTGAGTATATTCAGTGTAATGTTGGGCTGGGATGGGTAATGCAtgccttttctctgtttcttttttttttaggtagtgCAAATTAGTCTAAGTTCTATAATTCCATATGTCAGTGGCCCCAAGAGGTCCCAAGATAGAGTGGCTGTTAATAACATGAAAAGTGACTTCCAAGCCTGCTTAAATGAAAAGGTTTGTACAACTGATGTACTCTTCAAAAGGTACTTCCTATAATCTACATGAATAAATTTTGTCACTTATTCCTTGCATATCTGCTGGGCCCTCCTTATTAACAGCTTATCCAATTATATTCTTGTGTCCTGAGGATAGTAGCTGGTAAATCATAGGTGTGTTTGTCAGGAACAGAACTTACAGACATCCTTAATTTCACAGTTTAGATTGCTAGGGAGGAAAAACTTCAAGTTAAATAATAAATAGCGTAAGTCTAggaaacattttctcattttcagagttattttaaaCAGCTGCATTTTACTTAATTTCCAAAACAGAATTaccataagaaaagaaaattcatcatATCTTAAAGGAGATGCAGGAAGACTTCTAAGATTTGTAGCTAATCAGTGTTCTGGATTCTTAATTTAGCAAGTGATTTTTGCTTGCAGCTTTACTTGACTTCACAGaggaaatgtttttattctgaaggtgATAATTTTTGGTTACGAATATGCATAGGTATCTAAGAACACAGGTAACACAGGAATGCGTCTTCATTTTTAGTGTTTCTCGTTGAAGAGTGGCAGCATTATTAGAAACATATACACTTACTCTGTAAAAATTCTTTCTGTTGGTTTTATCATTTCTGGCTTGTGATGAGGTGTATAATACAGAATGATCGGTtgtgctggagagagagagagaaatcataACTGATTgtggatcacagaatggttgaggttgaaagggacctctggaggatGACTGAGTGCTGAAGAGCTGCAGGGTGTGAAATGTTAATTGACCTAGTCTGCTTTTAGTTATCATCCTCTTCCAATTAAAATCTCGGGCATGCTTCTAGTTCAGAAACAAGTATTGTACAGAGTTAGACACGTAGTCATAAGGGACTGCTCTTTCGTGTGTAGCAGGAAATGAGTGTGGGATCAACTGTGCTTTGACTGGCATTTGTTCACAATTGTTGCAAAGTTAAAGCAATGATGAAGAAAGAAGGATGAGACCACTGTATACCTGGAGAGAGGCATGAACTGAGGGCtgctttaaaatctgtttaaggAATGGGACAACTGAGGATTATTGTAAAATGAGGGTTCACTTGGTCTTGCTATAATGTCATACTTTCTGTACTATAATAACTGCTAACATGTATTTTTGTCATCTAGTCTGGTGTTAAAGGGTTTCAGATTGCAGTTGAGAAACAGAATGACATTGTACCTGTTCAGTATGAAGGAAATGAATACAAGCTATCTCATGGCTGCATTGTCATTGCTGCAGTTATCAGCTGTACAAATAATTGTAATCCATCTGTCATGCTTGCTGCAGGTATGTTGTGACTAGTGACAACTAACTTGATCTTAATGGTGCTCCCATGTTTACACAGCCTTTACCTTCACTTTTGTAGGTTCTCTGTAATAACTTGACCTAAAGGTTTGAAACTGTAAACTTTTAGCCTTAAACTTGTTGTGTGTTCTGGAGGTTATATAATGAAAGTTACTTTTCAATAATACAATCTCAAAATTTGTGTCATAAAGCAGTATTAATGATAGTAATTACAAAATACTTCAACAGGTAACCAGTTTTAGGGCTCTTTTCAGATGGATGCACATAACAACATGATGCAGGAGGTGGGCTTTAGCTTTGACTCCATCCTGGATGATGGTAGCTTGAACTATAGTTAACTTACAGAGTCTGGAAAGAAAATCCATATTTGGTGAACAGTTGTGCTGTGCTTTAGTCACTGGTTAAGGAGTATGTGCCGTACCTTCACAAGCTGCATACAATTTTCCCAGAACAGCTAATCCCCTGTTAGaccttgctttcttcttttgagGTCCTCTGTGGCCAAGGCAAGCTTCCCTTTAAGGCTGTGTGGCCTGTATCAGAAGAAGAATAAATGGATTTGCACTGTCAGCTAGAACAtgggaaagagatttttcttatAGAAAATGGGCATCTACATTATAGGAATGGGAACAAAAACCTGAATGATATTGTTATGAGTTAAGAAACTTTATTCAGGCAAGTAGTTGCTTTAATATTTAACAAACTGAAGGTCTACTAATCCTCCGGGGCTTTTATGCTTAATTTAACTAAGGTAGCATCATGTAGATGTTCTTTTAAGGGATATACAAAACATaagatgtctcttttttttttttttttttttcttggtaggaCTCCTGGCCAAAAAAGCTGTTGAAGCTGGCCTAGTGGTTAAGCCCTACATAAGAACAAGTTTATCACCAGGCAGTGGAATGGTTACGCATTACCTCAGTTCCAGTGGAGTATTACCATACCTCAGTAAGCTTGGGTAAGTTGTGACTCCCACTTCATTTGTCATTTTAGGTCACAGGGTCATCGTACACAGGGGTTTTATACAGGTTGATAAATATGGCTGCTGTTCATTTTGGGCTGGCTAATTCTTAACTTACTGGATTGTTATTTTAACTGCTTGTTGACTTGAAGTTCTTTTACTCCATTTTATTCCCACCTTACAATTTACTGTGTTAGATCACTACCTCATCTGAGCTCTGTTTTTTCAGTAGCCATCTGCTTAATTGTAAGTGTCTTCCAGGACAGGATGCGCTTGtttatatgttttaaaagtgGAAGCTGGGTGTAAATTTATCAGGGCAGTCTGTATTAGTCTTCACTTAACATTGCTGCTGTCATGGATTGTTTAGCATGTTTCTGGTTGCTCTGTAGCAATAACAATTAGATTATGTTCATAATTCTGTAACAGTGCCCAGCTGTGCTCTGTGAGGAGTGTTACTGCCTTTGCTTTGCCATTACCTATGGAACTAATAACGTCTTGAGATAGTTTATTTGACTTATCTTGATGGATTACAAAAATGTAACCTTGTATCTTCCTGTTTGCATCAGTGAGATGTAGTGTCTGCTGTTCACTTCCTAAAAAGTTTaattgtcaaaggaaaaaaaaaatcttcgtAATGATTGCTAATAAAAGAAGGAGCTGTTTTGCTGACAAATTGCTTGTAATCATTTAATGTGTTACGTGATTGTTTCTTTTCCAATGTAGGTTTGAGGTTGTCGGTTATGGGTGTTCAACCTGTGTTGGAAACACTGCCCCCTTGCCAGAAGCCATCAGGAATGCAATAAAACAGGTAAAGCTCTAAGGCttgttgaaaacagaaatatggtTCTCACCCAGTTAAGTGATCAAGAAATACAGTAATCCATGCAAAGTACACTTTCTTGTTGGTTTGGACTCTGCATGACCTTTTTGCACATCTGCATGTCAGAGGGAGACCATGGTAATTCATTgctatgtaaaataaatgtaataaataatatttgTAGCATACAGATATAAATTACAAGATAAATATAGAGGATCTAATCTTACGGAGGATGCAATGTGTAGACTTTGTATCAAATGAAGAGGGTTTTAAAGAGCTACATGGTTGAGTGATTTTAACCAGCAGTGTCTAaacagccacagcatttttctcctgtgaagcagaagaaaaatacaacaaataaaaagcaggagAGGAGTTCACTGAAGTGACTGGAGAACACATCAGAGGGTCAAGAGTGAAAAGGAGGAAGGGTGGTGGGAGAGAGCAAAATGCCTTTAAATTGAAGTGcaagaataaatatttgaagtGCAATGTTAAAATCACATCTGACTTAGTCAACAAAAAATAGCACAAGCTGTTGAAGTACCACAGAGTCCCAGAAAAATACATATGGGTCTGCCTTTCAGGGTGATATAATTGCCTGTGGAGTATTGTCCGGAACAAAGAACTTTGAAGGACGTCTCTGTGACTGTGTCCGTGCCAACTACCTTGCTTCTCCACCGCTAGTAGTTGCTTATGCTATTGCAGGCACTGTTAGAAtagactttgaaactgagccttTGGGTAAGTATTTCCTTATGTCTTCTATTTCAGCATCTAATGCATACGTAGATGAGGTTTCTTCACATGCATTTCAGCATACAAAACTGGTATATTTGAAGAGAAAGCCCAGTCATATCTGGTGTTGCTTGTAGCTAAAGCAAAGCATCTGCTTAACTGATAAATTCTTTGCATATTTGATACCATCTGTGAAGACctgaatatatatgtatttatctTCTAATATAAAGTCTTATATTCTATTCTTCAAAATTACTGTTCTGTTTAAAATCTTACTCAGGCACTGGCTTTAACGGCAAAAGTATTTACTTACGAGATATTTGGCCCACACGAAAAGAACTTCACACAGTGGAGGAAGAGTGTGTGATATCATCCATGTTTaaggaattgaaagaaaaaatggaggTAAGAATGGTCTCTTGTTCTACATGACTTAAAGATTGCATTTCATTGTAGCTTTATAATATCTTCCAGTTGAACATGATTTGGTTTGTCAGTTATTTCCATTAATGTAAAGGGGGACTTAACTGAGATGGATACTTGTATTAAATAGTGATTCTTAAGTAATATTCAGTGAGGTAACTTGCAGAAtataatagaaattaaaaagaaaatcaccagTAAGTCTTTGGTTTCAGAATGTAAAAAGATCATAAACCAATTTCTCTATTCtttttgattaattttcttttttgtagaaaGGAAACAAACGATGGAATTTACTGGAAGCACCTGAGTCAACTTTATTTCCCTGGGATTTAAAATCTACTTACATCAGATGTCCTTCCTTTTTTGATAAACTTGTAAGTACATTGGATCTATCCACCAGATTATACGCATTGCATTTAAGTAGAGGAAGAGCTATTCCAGTAAAGCTTTGATGTTTAAGTAACAAATTTGATTATCACTAATATTTCTCAgtcttttaaatactgtttttatctCTGGAATGAATGGAGCCTGTACATCAGTGTGCCTTCATATATCGCGGATATGTTTTGTGTCCCTAAGGatcttggaagaaaaatgtgtttcttatttttttttgttggtggtgtcgTTCCCCCCACCGCTGCCCTCTTCCCTTTTAGGCCAAAGAACCGGTTTCACCACAACCGATTGAAAATGCCCATGTCTTGCTCTATTTGGGAGATTCTGTAACTACAGATCACATATCCCCTGCTGGAAGCATTGCAAGGAGTAGTGCTGCTGCTAAGTATCTGACCAACAAAGGGTAAGGACTTTTTATGTTAAACAGCTCTAACTGTATCAGAGGACTGCTTTGCATGCCAAATAACTGATGAGCACTGTTGCTTTCCTTTATAAATGCCTGTCTGCATGAAGTGGAGATTATACATGGATAAGCAAAGTAGTAACTGTTACTGGTGTTTGTAAGTAATCACCTGTCTTGCAATCCCAGTAATCACCCTTCTTGCAGTCTCTTAAGCTTACAACAAACAGCTGAGACGTACTCTTAAAGAACTCATTCTCACAGCTGTTGTTACAGTAATGTCTGCTGCCAAATGCAtgccaaagcaaaaataatttactaaCAAATCAGGTGACTGATCTTCTATTAATGTGAGCTTAGTCACTGTTACTGTCATCGGCTTCAAGAACAGTCAGATAGATGCACAGAACAGATCAGAAGCTCTAGAAAtatatatagtttaaaaaaaaacgaAGCCAGTTTTATAAATGAGTGTGACTGGTGCTCTAATTTACCTCTGCATCAGTGAGCATCCTGCAGCAGTAGTGGGTGCCTGTCACCTCCTGCTGAAGTTCTGAAAAGACACAGAACACAATGCGGTGCTGAGCTATTCAGTGTCACACCTCTGCTGAATATTTTGGAAATTATATTGTTGCGTTATATTCCAAAGGTATATTGTTATTACAGTATCGGTGAAGCGTGACAAAATAATAGCTTGTGGTGTGGAGTCTTCTTTCAAACTATTGCATTCAGTCTGAACGAGTAGTATTATGAGAAGGAAAGAATTAATGGGCCTTTAATCCCAGGATGGTCGTTTGATTTATGAGTAAAGCTCTCATTTTGGTACAACACTTGTTAATAAATATGCTGGTAGAGGTTAAGAGGATTATTAAACAGGCTTGTTTCCTATAACAGTCTCCCCATAATTCTTCTGTAAGTCCCATACTGCTCGTAGCACTTTATAATAAAGTCACAGAAAATGAATTCAAAATTGCAGCTTTCCTTGTGAATAATCTAGCAATGATTTAGACATTTTGTTCATGGTTTATAATAATTACATTTGTTGGATGAATAGTTCTTTACATCTTACACTGAAAACTTAGAGATGCTGCAATAATTACAGAAATCATAACACCATTTTAAACCAGGTAACCTTTAAAATAACTGATGccctcttaaatattttttttattctagacTCACACCTCGTGAATTCAACTCTTACGGAGCTCGAAGAGGTAATGATGCTGTGATGACAAGAGGTACCTTTGCAAATATCAAGCTTCTGAATAAGTTCATAGGAAAACCAGCTCCTAAGACAATTCACTTCCCATCAGGACAAAcggtaaaaatatatttgtttgcaTAGCTACTCTGAAATTGCGATGTCGATTTAGAACTTGCTCAAACTATTTCACTTTGTTACTCCACAGCTAGATGTGTTTGAAGCAGCGGACTTGTACCAGAAAGAAGGCATCCCTGTAATTATTCTAGCAGGAAAGAAGTATGGACTGGGTAGCTCAAGAGACTGGGCTGCGAAAGGGCCTTTTTTACTGG
Encoded here:
- the IREB2 gene encoding iron-responsive element-binding protein 2 isoform X2, yielding MNILDWKTKQNNVEVPFCPARVVLQDFTGIPAMVDFAAMREAVRNAGGDPVKVNPACPTDLTVDHSLQIDFSKCAIQNAPNPGGGDSQKLMAKLSPLKAQPRKLPCRGQTACKGPCSAGDSSRSSGQFSAQIENTPILCPFHLQPVPEPETVLKNQEMEFGRNRERLQFFKWSSKVFKNISIIPPETGMAHQVNLEYLSRVVFEVKDFLYPDSVVGTDSHMTMVNGLGILGWGVGGIETEAVMLGMPVTLTLPEVVGCELTGAASPLATSIDIVLSITKHLRQADVAGKFVEFFGSGVSQLSVADRTTIANMCPEYGAILSFFPVDNVTLKHLKHTGFDKAKLEVMEAYLKAVKLFRNDESSSRQPEYSQVVQISLSSIIPYVSGPKRSQDRVAVNNMKSDFQACLNEKSGVKGFQIAVEKQNDIVPVQYEGNEYKLSHGCIVIAAVISCTNNCNPSVMLAAGLLAKKAVEAGLVVKPYIRTSLSPGSGMVTHYLSSSGVLPYLSKLGFEVVGYGCSTCVGNTAPLPEAIRNAIKQGDIIACGVLSGTKNFEGRLCDCVRANYLASPPLVVAYAIAGTVRIDFETEPLGTGFNGKSIYLRDIWPTRKELHTVEEECVISSMFKELKEKMEKGNKRWNLLEAPESTLFPWDLKSTYIRCPSFFDKLAKEPVSPQPIENAHVLLYLGDSVTTDHISPAGSIARSSAAAKYLTNKGLTPREFNSYGARRGNDAVMTRGTFANIKLLNKFIGKPAPKTIHFPSGQTLDVFEAADLYQKEGIPVIILAGKKYGLGSSRDWAAKGPFLLGVKAVLAESYEKVHKSQLIGIGIAPLQFLPGENPSTLGLTGREQFSVLFPPELSPGMTLDVKTSTGKVFSVIALFENDMEITLYKYGGSLNFVARRFL
- the IREB2 gene encoding iron-responsive element-binding protein 2 isoform X3, yielding MAKLSPLKAQPRKLPCRGQTACKGPCSAGDSSRSSGQFSAQIENTPILCPFHLQPVPEPETVLKNQEMEFGRNRERLQFFKWSSKVFKNISIIPPETGMAHQVNLEYLSRVVFEVKDFLYPDSVVGTDSHMTMVNGLGILGWGVGGIETEAVMLGMPVTLTLPEVVGCELTGAASPLATSIDIVLSITKHLRQADVAGKFVEFFGSGVSQLSVADRTTIANMCPEYGAILSFFPVDNVTLKHLKHTGFDKAKLEVMEAYLKAVKLFRNDESSSRQPEYSQVVQISLSSIIPYVSGPKRSQDRVAVNNMKSDFQACLNEKSGVKGFQIAVEKQNDIVPVQYEGNEYKLSHGCIVIAAVISCTNNCNPSVMLAAGLLAKKAVEAGLVVKPYIRTSLSPGSGMVTHYLSSSGVLPYLSKLGFEVVGYGCSTCVGNTAPLPEAIRNAIKQGDIIACGVLSGTKNFEGRLCDCVRANYLASPPLVVAYAIAGTVRIDFETEPLGTGFNGKSIYLRDIWPTRKELHTVEEECVISSMFKELKEKMEKGNKRWNLLEAPESTLFPWDLKSTYIRCPSFFDKLAKEPVSPQPIENAHVLLYLGDSVTTDHISPAGSIARSSAAAKYLTNKGLTPREFNSYGARRGNDAVMTRGTFANIKLLNKFIGKPAPKTIHFPSGQTLDVFEAADLYQKEGIPVIILAGKKYGLGSSRDWAAKGPFLLGVKAVLAESYEKVHKSQLIGIGIAPLQFLPGENPSTLGLTGREQFSVLFPPELSPGMTLDVKTSTGKVFSVIALFENDMEITLYKYGGSLNFVARRFL